Genomic DNA from Paenibacillus borealis:
TGTATACTACCTGACTAACTGTAAGGGCTCCTGTACCTGTTCTGTGGTTAAGCACAGCTGTAATGGCATCATCAATGAGAGCATCCTGGCTTGTGGAATTAGCGATAATATCAAGCAGTTGAGCATTTGTCTTGCTGCTGACCAATGCGCGGAGTTCTGCTTCCACACCATTGCTACCCAGCAGGAATTCAATCAGGTCATCAAATGTAAGCTCAGCCACGCCAGCTTCTGCAGCGATCTTGTTAAGCAGGTTTACATTATCCAAATCATAACGAATAGCTTTAATTTCAGCAAAATCATTAGCATACACATCATAAACTACACTGGATACGCTCTTGAATGCTTTATGGGCAGTTGCAACATCACCATCATTCAAGAATGTAAGCTTGTCCAGCACTGGCTTGAAGATAGCTTTGAATGTAGTAATGTCAATGTTGCCTGCTTCTAATTCATAAGCCAGAAGCTTCTCCTTGTCTGCTGCAGTAAGTTGATCATATACATTCTTCACTTTGAGCTTCGCATCTGCGTGAGTAACCGCTGCCGCAGAAGCCGTACCTACGATCCCAAGATGCTGGGCCAGGCCTTTACTGCTGAATGGGAATCCGGCAACGGATGCCGCTGCCATGCTTACTGCTAGTGTAGATACTGCCAATTTTTTCTTCAAAGTCACTTGTCATCCACCTCTTTGTATGTAGTTTTATAAAATTTATAGCTTTAATCCAGTAATACCCATTCTACCATTAAACAACAGGGAGGTCACCCTTTACGAGAAAAAAATCCGAACAATCTATGAAGTTTGCTGCCAGATTGAACAGGATTAACTCGAATGATCTCCTCATTAGCAACAATTCTGCGCGAATTGTGTAGAAAAAAGTCGAATGTCTCATTTCCCAATTGTTTCTTCACAACCTCGTAAGCCTCGCTTAAACCGAACGGACGATTACTAGAATCATGTGCATCTGATGCAATCACCTGTATAGTCCCCCGCCGGCACAAGTCTAGTGACACCTTCTGCAGCTTACTCCCGAAGGTCCCGGCAAGACTCTGGGCCGTCAGCTGTCCAAGTGCTCCCAGTTCGGTTAGCCGCTCCAGCTTGGTCGGATTCTCGGCGACCTCGGCATTACGCTCCGGATGGGCGATTACCGGAACATAGCCCTGAATGATCAATTCATGACAGACCTCCTCCATGTTGCGGGGCACCCGCGAGGAGGGCATCTCCAGCAGAATGTACCTGGAGCCTGCAAGCGTCAGCAGCTGTCCCTTCTCCAGATCATCCAGCAGATCGCCGTAGATACGAATCTCCTGGCCCGGCAGCACCTGAAGGGGATTGCCCGCTTCTTGGAGCTTCTCATTCAGCAGCCGCACAGCTGCTTCTATATCTGGAGCCGGATTCATATAAACTCCGTTCGCATGGTGCGGGGTGGCAACTACAGTTGTAATACCATCGTTATGGGCGTCTTGCGCCATGGCGAGAGCGGCGTCAACATCAGCGGCTCCGTCATCCATGAAGGGTAGAATGTGGCTATGGATATCTATCATATGTCTTTTATCGGTCCTTTTCGGGAGGATATGTATAGATTTCGCAAAAAAATACAACCATTTCACTAGGAAATGATTGCTAAATTTTAAATTAAACTTCTTAAGCTTCTAACTGAAAGAGCCGGTAAGCAGACAGCGCAAGCTGTTCGTCTACTTCACGGATAGCCGCTTCATGCTGACAAGTATTGCGGAGATCCAGTAAGCTATTAATCTTCCGGCGCTCCTGCTCTATCTCCTGCTCTACCGTCTGCAGCTTGTAAATAGACATCATCTCTACTAATGAATATTTATGCTGATAGATCAGCTTAGTGCCGCCCGGTCTCACTTCCGAAATCCGGCGCACCGAGCCTCCCTCATAGTAATACATCATCGTTAATTCCTTATAAATCCGGTTCACGGTTCCCGTGCCCTTATACATGAAGAAGAGCTTACGGACCGCATTGATCAGATGAGGATTCACTACCCTGCAGGACAAGGAACCAATATAGATGCCGCCTTTGCGTTCAAAAGACAGATGTACCTCCTCGCCCCCGGCCTCTTCCAGCACAATCTCTTGTTCACCTGCCCCAAGGATCTTCACGCGGTGGCTGATATAGCTGGTATCGGCGGTAAGCAGAAACTGGTTCAGCTGAAATTCGGTCATTTGCATTGTTGCATTCACATATTCCATAGCCAGACGCTGAGCCATAACCATCCCTCAATTCTATGACAAACCCTTAAGTCTCAGAAGACTCTTCGTGCTGTGGTTCATCCCCGGATTCCTGATCATCCGGTTCTGCCGGAGGTTCTTCTTCGGTAGGAAGAGTATGTCTATCGATAAGTTCCCATAGTTCGTCTTTGCCAAGTCCAATTTCTGAAGAATAAGCAATGAAGTTATCACCCGGCAGCACACCGAGCTCCTGCTTCATCACTTTGATGTGCTTCGGCCAGCGGGTCTTCGGAATCTTAT
This window encodes:
- a CDS encoding tyrosine-protein phosphatase — its product is MIDIHSHILPFMDDGAADVDAALAMAQDAHNDGITTVVATPHHANGVYMNPAPDIEAAVRLLNEKLQEAGNPLQVLPGQEIRIYGDLLDDLEKGQLLTLAGSRYILLEMPSSRVPRNMEEVCHELIIQGYVPVIAHPERNAEVAENPTKLERLTELGALGQLTAQSLAGTFGSKLQKVSLDLCRRGTIQVIASDAHDSSNRPFGLSEAYEVVKKQLGNETFDFFLHNSRRIVANEEIIRVNPVQSGSKLHRLFGFFSRKG